In the Deinococcus budaensis genome, one interval contains:
- a CDS encoding VOC family protein — protein sequence MTMISRARLGNVNLLVADVARAQHFYERAFGLVMDASRSAPPHMLILGAPGCTLSLKAAQTEDVGKRTGPGSVELGFETQELEAVHAALTELGAFVRAIEDQGFGRTFDARDLDGHHLVVYTLSPENR from the coding sequence ATGACAATGATCTCCAGGGCGAGGCTCGGCAACGTCAACCTGCTTGTGGCGGACGTGGCGCGGGCGCAGCACTTCTACGAACGTGCCTTCGGGCTGGTGATGGACGCCTCCCGATCCGCCCCTCCCCACATGCTGATTCTGGGTGCGCCGGGCTGCACCCTCAGCCTCAAGGCCGCCCAGACCGAGGACGTAGGCAAGCGCACCGGCCCGGGGTCGGTCGAGCTGGGCTTCGAGACGCAGGAGCTGGAGGCCGTCCACGCTGCCCTGACCGAACTGGGCGCGTTCGTCAGGGCCATCGAGGATCAGGGCTTCGGACGCACCTTCGACGCCCGCGACCTCGACGGGCACCATCTGGTCGTCTACACGCTGAGTCCGGAAAACCGCTGA
- a CDS encoding S8 family peptidase has protein sequence MTSRIALGSLGLALLLAACGQQAPGSVAPAQASTERGARTSAPLLGTANPDAVPGQYIVVFSDGALPTNLGAQDAGALVRTLGLDPQGVTVQHIYAQALSGFAAKLSAQNLAALRADTRVKYIEQDGVMRMSATQGGATWGLDRIDQRNLPLDGSYTYNSTANGVKAYIIDTGINTAHTDFGGRAVWGTNTTGDGTNSDCQGHGTHVAGTVGSNTWGVAKGVQLVAVKVLGCDGSGTNSGVIAGVNWAVTNKGSATAVANMSLGGGFSQAVNDAVNSAASKNLIMAVAAGNENQNACNVSPASAASAITVGSTTNTDARSSFSNYGTCLDLFAPGSNITSTWIGSTSATNTISGTSMATPHVAGAIALLIAGGNTTNSAATSALLNGATTGKVTGAQTGSPNRLLYTGTGTTTTPAPGTTYTGSVGSRASSYQPGTGGFSYAGGTLKGTLSAASGTDFDLFLQKWNGSAWADVAASEGASSSESINYAAAQGTYRWEVYAYSGSGSYSLTETR, from the coding sequence ATGACTTCACGTATTGCGCTCGGTTCACTCGGTCTCGCGTTGCTTCTCGCCGCCTGTGGTCAGCAGGCTCCCGGTTCGGTCGCCCCGGCCCAGGCGTCCACCGAGCGCGGCGCCCGCACCTCCGCGCCGCTGCTGGGCACCGCCAATCCCGACGCGGTGCCGGGGCAGTACATCGTGGTGTTCAGTGACGGCGCGCTGCCGACCAACCTGGGCGCGCAGGACGCGGGCGCCCTGGTCCGCACGCTGGGCCTCGATCCGCAGGGCGTGACCGTGCAGCATATCTACGCGCAGGCCCTGAGCGGCTTCGCGGCCAAGCTCAGTGCCCAGAACCTCGCCGCCCTGCGCGCCGACACGCGCGTGAAGTACATCGAGCAAGACGGCGTGATGCGCATGAGCGCCACCCAGGGCGGCGCGACCTGGGGCCTGGACCGCATCGACCAGCGCAACCTGCCGCTGGACGGCAGCTACACCTACAACAGCACCGCCAACGGCGTGAAGGCCTACATCATCGACACCGGCATCAACACGGCGCACACCGACTTCGGGGGCCGGGCGGTGTGGGGCACCAACACCACCGGGGACGGCACCAACAGTGATTGCCAGGGCCACGGCACCCACGTGGCGGGCACGGTGGGCAGCAACACCTGGGGCGTCGCCAAGGGCGTGCAGCTGGTGGCGGTCAAGGTGCTGGGCTGCGACGGCTCGGGCACCAACTCGGGCGTGATCGCGGGCGTGAACTGGGCCGTGACCAACAAGGGCAGCGCGACGGCCGTGGCGAACATGAGCCTCGGCGGCGGCTTCAGCCAGGCCGTGAACGACGCGGTGAACAGCGCGGCAAGCAAGAACCTGATCATGGCGGTCGCGGCGGGCAACGAGAACCAGAACGCCTGCAACGTCTCCCCCGCCAGCGCGGCGAGCGCGATCACGGTGGGCAGCACCACCAACACCGACGCCCGCTCCAGCTTCTCCAACTACGGGACGTGCCTGGACCTGTTCGCGCCGGGCAGCAACATCACCTCGACCTGGATCGGCTCGACGAGCGCCACCAACACCATCAGCGGCACGTCCATGGCGACCCCGCACGTCGCAGGCGCCATCGCCCTGCTGATCGCGGGCGGCAACACCACCAACAGCGCGGCGACCAGCGCCCTGCTCAACGGCGCCACCACCGGCAAGGTCACGGGCGCCCAGACGGGCAGCCCCAACCGCCTGCTGTACACGGGCACGGGCACCACGACCACCCCCGCGCCGGGCACGACCTATACCGGCAGCGTGGGCAGCCGCGCCAGCAGCTACCAGCCGGGCACTGGGGGCTTTTCCTACGCGGGCGGGACCCTGAAAGGCACCCTCAGCGCGGCCAGCGGCACCGATTTCGACCTGTTCCTCCAGAAGTGGAACGGCAGCGCCTGGGCCGACGTGGCCGCCAGCGAGGGCGCCAGCAGCAGCGAGAGCATCAACTACGCGGCCGCTCAGGGCACTTACCGCTGGGAGGTCTACGCCTACTCCGGCAGCGGCAGCTACAGCCTGACCGAGACGAGGTAA
- the hrpB gene encoding ATP-dependent helicase HrpB has product MPRVTSPGLALPVFEVLPELRSALAAHPLVVLQAPPGAGKSTGLPLELLHEPWLAGQGTVMLQPRRVAARAVAARLAEGLGEEVGGTVGSRVRFESRVSNRTRIEVVTEGILTRRLQRDPELAGVGLVILDEFHERSLNADLALALLREVQGALRDDLRVLVMSATLDPALPTRLGAPLVQSAGRAYPVDVRYLPADPAGRVEDQVARAVREALAAHPEGDILAFLPGVREIRGALGALSGVDAAVLPLYGDLPLAEQRRAILPDPGGQCRVVLATSIAETSLTLAGVRVVVDGGLSRTQRFDPGTGLTRLVTTRVTRDGAEQRAGRAGRTAPGTAYRLWSERTHAALPAARPPEIVEADLAPLTLELAGWGAPDPAALAWLDEPPAPRVQSARALLRDLEALDTAGRITPRGSALLELPTHPRLAHLLHDGAALGLGPLAADVAALLEERDPLAAGAGADLTDRVAALRAWRRREGSRGDAGVLERAERLARQWRQALAVRPDDTPPDGFAVGQLVALAYPERLALAREGGGGRFLLAGGQGARLPEGDALAASPALAVAHLDAGTAEGRISLAAPLAPAVLGARAGWQDAVRWDARSGTLVAQRERRVGALVLDTRPLRDLPHAARVEALAGAIRAEGLHLLTFSPDAASLRARVQSLRAWRPEEAHADPPQWPDLSDAALLAGLEDWLGPTLEGVRTREDLGRLPLLPALQALLPWPLPARLDELAPTHLTVPSGSRVRLSYQPDGSPPILAVKLQELFGLTETPSVNGGRTPVLLHLLSPAGRPVQVTQDLRSFWNSSYFEVRKELRGRYPKHPWPDDPWSHAPTRHVKKRL; this is encoded by the coding sequence ATGCCCCGCGTGACCTCGCCTGGCCTCGCTCTTCCCGTTTTCGAGGTGTTGCCCGAGCTGCGCTCGGCGCTCGCGGCGCACCCGCTGGTGGTGCTTCAGGCGCCGCCGGGCGCGGGAAAGAGCACCGGGCTGCCGCTTGAGCTGCTGCATGAACCCTGGCTCGCCGGGCAGGGCACCGTGATGCTGCAACCGCGCCGGGTCGCTGCCCGGGCGGTCGCGGCCCGGCTGGCCGAAGGGCTGGGGGAGGAGGTCGGCGGCACGGTCGGCTCGCGGGTGCGCTTCGAGTCGAGGGTGTCGAACCGGACCCGCATCGAGGTCGTCACCGAGGGCATCCTGACCCGCCGCCTCCAGCGCGACCCTGAACTGGCGGGTGTGGGCCTGGTGATTCTCGACGAGTTCCACGAGCGCTCGCTGAACGCCGACCTCGCGCTGGCCCTGCTGCGTGAGGTGCAGGGGGCCCTGCGTGACGACCTGCGCGTGCTGGTCATGTCGGCTACGCTCGACCCGGCGCTGCCCACCCGCCTGGGCGCTCCGCTGGTGCAGAGCGCGGGCCGGGCCTACCCGGTGGACGTGCGCTACCTGCCTGCCGACCCGGCAGGCCGCGTCGAGGACCAGGTGGCCCGCGCGGTGCGGGAGGCGCTGGCGGCGCACCCGGAAGGGGACATCCTGGCCTTTCTCCCTGGTGTGCGCGAGATTCGCGGGGCGCTGGGGGCGCTCTCCGGCGTGGACGCGGCCGTGCTGCCGCTGTACGGCGACCTCCCGCTGGCCGAGCAGCGCCGGGCGATCCTGCCGGACCCGGGGGGCCAGTGCCGGGTGGTGCTGGCGACCTCCATCGCGGAAACGTCGCTGACCCTGGCGGGCGTGCGGGTGGTCGTGGACGGGGGCCTGAGCCGCACCCAGCGCTTCGACCCCGGCACGGGCCTGACCCGCCTGGTCACCACCCGCGTCACCCGCGACGGGGCCGAGCAGCGCGCGGGCCGGGCAGGCCGCACCGCGCCGGGCACCGCCTACCGCCTGTGGAGCGAGCGCACCCACGCGGCCTTGCCCGCTGCGCGCCCCCCCGAGATCGTGGAGGCCGACCTCGCGCCGCTGACCCTGGAACTTGCCGGATGGGGCGCGCCCGACCCTGCCGCCCTCGCCTGGCTCGACGAGCCGCCCGCGCCCCGGGTCCAGAGCGCCCGCGCCCTGCTGCGCGATCTGGAGGCCCTGGACACCGCTGGGCGCATCACGCCGCGTGGCTCGGCCCTGCTGGAATTGCCCACCCACCCCCGCCTGGCCCATCTGCTGCACGACGGGGCCGCGCTGGGGCTGGGACCCCTCGCTGCCGACGTGGCTGCGCTGCTGGAAGAACGCGATCCCCTGGCCGCCGGGGCCGGAGCCGACCTGACCGACCGGGTGGCAGCCCTGCGCGCCTGGCGCCGCCGGGAGGGGAGCCGGGGCGACGCGGGGGTGCTGGAACGCGCCGAGCGGCTCGCGCGGCAGTGGCGGCAGGCCCTCGCCGTGCGGCCGGACGACACCCCGCCGGACGGGTTCGCGGTGGGCCAGCTCGTCGCCCTGGCCTACCCCGAGCGGCTGGCCCTGGCCCGCGAGGGGGGTGGAGGCCGCTTCCTGCTCGCGGGCGGTCAGGGGGCGCGGCTGCCCGAGGGGGACGCGCTGGCCGCGAGTCCGGCCCTGGCGGTCGCCCACCTCGACGCGGGCACGGCCGAGGGCCGCATCTCCCTCGCCGCGCCGCTCGCCCCGGCGGTCCTAGGCGCCCGCGCCGGATGGCAGGACGCGGTGCGCTGGGACGCCCGCAGCGGCACCCTCGTCGCCCAGCGCGAACGGCGGGTGGGGGCGCTGGTGCTGGACACCCGGCCCCTGCGCGACCTGCCGCACGCGGCGCGGGTGGAGGCGCTGGCCGGGGCGATCCGTGCGGAGGGCCTCCACCTCCTCACCTTCTCCCCGGACGCCGCCAGCCTGCGCGCCCGGGTCCAGTCGCTGCGCGCGTGGCGCCCGGAAGAAGCCCACGCCGATCCACCCCAGTGGCCCGACCTCTCGGACGCCGCGCTGCTCGCGGGGCTGGAGGACTGGCTGGGGCCAACGCTGGAGGGGGTGCGCACCCGCGAGGACCTGGGCCGCCTCCCGCTGCTTCCGGCCCTGCAAGCGCTGCTGCCCTGGCCGCTCCCGGCCCGCCTCGACGAGCTGGCGCCCACCCACCTGACGGTGCCCAGCGGCTCGCGCGTGCGCCTGAGCTACCAGCCTGACGGCTCGCCGCCCATCCTGGCGGTGAAGTTGCAGGAACTCTTTGGCCTGACCGAGACCCCCAGCGTCAACGGGGGCCGCACGCCCGTGCTGCTGCATCTGCTCTCGCCCGCCGGGCGCCCGGTGCAGGTGACCCAGGACCTGAGGTCTTTCTGGAACTCCTCGTATTTCGAGGTCCGCAAGGAGCTGCGCGGCCGCTACCCCAAGCACCCCTGGCCCGACGACCCCTGGAGCCACGCGCCGACGCGGCACGTCAAGAAGCGCCTGTAG
- a CDS encoding SDR family oxidoreductase, which translates to MTHSTRPVTLITGAAGGIGAALARALAGTHTLILQGRDPARLAALADEVGGQPLLLDLLAPDTFGEALAGLGRVTNVVHNAGVAELGAVAEQGHAAWTHTLGVNVVAPAELTRLLLPRVREERGTLVFVNSGAGLRANPGWASYAASKFALRALADALRDEEAPHGVRVSTVYPGRTATPMQQQVRAQEGGAYDPDAYLTPETVAATIHFVLGAPRDAALPDLSVRPGPR; encoded by the coding sequence ATGACCCACTCCACACGGCCCGTGACGCTGATTACCGGCGCGGCGGGCGGCATCGGCGCGGCGCTCGCGCGGGCGCTGGCAGGCACCCATACCCTGATCTTGCAAGGCCGCGACCCGGCGCGGCTGGCGGCCCTGGCGGACGAGGTGGGCGGCCAGCCCCTGCTCCTCGACCTGCTCGCGCCGGACACCTTCGGGGAGGCGCTGGCAGGGCTGGGCCGGGTGACCAACGTGGTCCACAACGCGGGGGTGGCCGAGCTGGGGGCGGTGGCCGAGCAGGGGCACGCCGCCTGGACCCACACCCTGGGGGTCAACGTGGTCGCGCCCGCCGAGCTGACCCGGCTGCTGTTGCCGCGCGTGCGGGAGGAGCGCGGCACCCTGGTGTTCGTGAACAGCGGGGCGGGCCTGCGGGCCAACCCCGGCTGGGCCAGCTACGCGGCCAGCAAGTTTGCCCTGAGGGCACTGGCCGACGCCCTGCGCGACGAGGAAGCCCCCCACGGCGTGCGGGTCTCGACCGTCTATCCGGGCCGCACCGCCACGCCCATGCAGCAGCAGGTGCGCGCGCAGGAGGGCGGCGCCTACGACCCGGACGCCTACCTGACCCCGGAGACGGTGGCCGCCACGATCCATTTTGTGCTGGGCGCTCCCCGGGACGCGGCCCTGCCCGACTTGAGCGTGCGGCCGGGTCCCCGCTGA
- a CDS encoding helix-turn-helix domain-containing protein has translation MDLAPFVQDLRVGRLAAAPAPRWLWPDAGVELVFSTARLTLGTPGGGVWRPGPVFTPGIQRRPLLAQVGEGNVLRVRLSPWVPPALYADVLAGANAAPDVLERLRADDLAGAAEAVRAWVGRRLAALPGPLQAAARQVCEAPLTFHLPELEDLAGCSARELQRRSRRELGLTLKGLQRLARFQAAVTALASPPALPLAELALSLGYADQSHFTREVRAFSGFSPARLAERLRA, from the coding sequence GTGGACCTCGCCCCCTTCGTCCAGGACCTCAGGGTGGGGCGGCTCGCGGCGGCCCCGGCCCCCCGCTGGCTGTGGCCGGACGCGGGGGTAGAACTGGTGTTTAGCACCGCACGGCTCACCCTGGGGACGCCCGGCGGCGGCGTCTGGCGTCCGGGTCCGGTCTTCACCCCGGGGATCCAGCGGCGGCCGCTGCTCGCGCAGGTGGGGGAGGGGAACGTCCTGCGGGTGCGGCTGTCCCCTTGGGTCCCTCCCGCCCTCTACGCGGACGTGCTCGCCGGGGCAAACGCGGCCCCCGACGTGCTGGAGCGGCTGCGGGCGGATGACCTTGCGGGGGCGGCCGAGGCAGTCCGGGCCTGGGTGGGGCGGCGGCTGGCCGCACTTCCCGGTCCCCTTCAGGCGGCGGCCCGGCAGGTCTGCGAGGCGCCCCTGACGTTTCACCTGCCCGAGCTGGAGGACCTCGCCGGGTGCTCGGCCCGCGAATTGCAGCGCCGCAGCCGCCGCGAGCTGGGCCTCACCCTCAAGGGCCTTCAGCGGCTCGCCCGCTTCCAGGCCGCCGTGACGGCGCTGGCCTCCCCGCCCGCCTTGCCACTCGCCGAACTCGCCCTGAGCCTGGGCTACGCCGACCAATCGCATTTCACCCGCGAAGTCCGCGCCTTCTCCGGCTTCTCCCCTGCGCGCCTCGCCGAACGCTTGCGCGCCTGA
- a CDS encoding lipid II:glycine glycyltransferase FemX: MRLTLVPTQDPRLYDDAVRALPLTSALQGWGYGEARRELGQTPLRYLIQRGASTVGAVQLLRKRLVPGFSTLYAPRGPALESLDLLPAVAEAIRKVARPGDALLKIEPPSPVPAEDGVAVPDAYGPFRRAESEQPEHTILADLTRPEDELFSNLHSMARRNVRAAQKLGVIAARDDDFDAFWEIFTATNERAKLGAFPRRYYETMLREGGAHGGEAYLVLSRFEGKALAGGFFLAMGGGTSYLFGGSVRDDRTHPDGSPYKDVKAPDAFYWNAMLDAKRRGYTTFDFWGIPRKLDEDKHSFGVFKMKLKFSEQRVWYPAYDLSLNPAAPAIVRALRWRKTQNNLRKRGSADDVL, translated from the coding sequence ATGCGCCTGACCCTCGTGCCCACCCAAGACCCGCGCCTGTACGACGACGCGGTGCGCGCCCTGCCGCTGACCAGCGCCCTGCAAGGCTGGGGCTACGGCGAAGCGCGGCGTGAGCTGGGGCAGACGCCGCTGCGCTACCTGATTCAGCGGGGCGCCAGCACGGTGGGCGCCGTCCAACTGCTGCGCAAACGGCTGGTGCCCGGCTTTTCGACCCTGTATGCCCCGCGCGGCCCGGCACTGGAGTCGCTCGACCTGCTGCCCGCCGTGGCTGAGGCCATAAGAAAGGTCGCGCGCCCCGGCGACGCCCTGCTCAAGATCGAGCCGCCCTCGCCCGTTCCCGCCGAGGACGGCGTGGCGGTGCCAGACGCTTACGGCCCCTTTCGCCGCGCCGAGAGCGAGCAGCCCGAGCACACCATCCTGGCCGACCTCACCCGCCCGGAAGACGAGCTGTTTTCTAACCTGCACTCCATGGCCCGCCGCAACGTGCGCGCCGCCCAGAAGCTGGGCGTGATCGCCGCCCGCGACGACGACTTCGACGCCTTCTGGGAGATTTTCACCGCGACGAACGAGCGCGCCAAGCTGGGCGCCTTTCCCCGCAGGTACTACGAGACCATGCTGCGCGAGGGCGGCGCCCACGGCGGCGAAGCCTACCTGGTGCTGTCGCGCTTCGAAGGCAAGGCGCTCGCCGGGGGCTTTTTCCTGGCGATGGGGGGCGGCACCTCCTACCTGTTCGGCGGCAGCGTGCGCGACGACCGTACCCACCCCGACGGCAGCCCCTACAAGGACGTCAAGGCCCCCGACGCCTTTTACTGGAACGCGATGCTCGACGCCAAGCGCCGGGGCTACACCACCTTCGATTTCTGGGGCATTCCGCGCAAACTGGACGAGGACAAGCATTCCTTCGGCGTGTTCAAGATGAAGCTGAAGTTCTCCGAGCAGCGGGTGTGGTACCCCGCCTACGACCTCAGCCTCAACCCCGCCGCCCCCGCCATCGTCCGGGCGCTGCGCTGGCGCAAGACGCAGAACAACCTTCGCAAACGCGGCAGCGCCGACGACGTGCTGTAA
- a CDS encoding peptidylprolyl isomerase, with protein MKQSILTLALLLGGAALAQTAPTPPTATPPAPAAPAQTAPAPTTPTQTAPAPATPAAPAADPQTVVAQVGGERFTLAQYEQAFRIAVARVLNSQGVPFTPEMLAEFAEARPEFLTQYARDRAVYQLARRTTQVPAAQIDEQVAQAKKDFENDADFAEALAATGFANEADLRADIERQAVVQAYLDATKNRFKFGDALVASFYNLNKASFNRPAEACVKHILVATQAEGQAVLREVQGGGDFAAIAKAKSQDPGSAAQGGDLGCLSPGDTVEAFDRASFNGAVNQPQLVQTEYGWHVLVVTRRTAAGLAPLTEVAPVIREQLARDAAQKYLDSQLARLTITTNPAAVTVTAPR; from the coding sequence GTGAAACAGAGCATCCTGACGCTCGCCCTGCTGCTGGGCGGTGCGGCCCTCGCGCAGACAGCCCCGACGCCTCCTACGGCCACGCCGCCTGCTCCTGCCGCGCCTGCCCAGACGGCCCCGGCTCCGACGACGCCGACCCAGACCGCGCCCGCCCCGGCCACGCCCGCTGCCCCAGCCGCCGATCCCCAGACCGTGGTCGCGCAGGTGGGCGGCGAGCGCTTTACGCTGGCGCAGTACGAGCAGGCCTTCCGCATCGCGGTGGCGCGGGTCCTGAACTCGCAGGGGGTGCCCTTCACGCCCGAGATGCTCGCGGAATTTGCAGAGGCCCGGCCCGAGTTCCTGACCCAGTACGCCCGCGACCGCGCGGTCTACCAGCTCGCCCGGCGCACCACCCAGGTCCCGGCCGCGCAGATCGACGAGCAGGTCGCCCAGGCCAAAAAGGACTTCGAGAACGACGCCGACTTTGCAGAAGCCCTGGCGGCCACCGGCTTTGCCAACGAGGCCGATCTGCGCGCCGACATCGAGCGGCAGGCGGTCGTGCAGGCGTACCTCGACGCCACCAAGAACCGCTTCAAGTTCGGAGACGCGCTGGTGGCGAGCTTCTACAACCTCAACAAGGCGTCGTTCAACCGTCCGGCCGAGGCCTGCGTGAAGCATATTCTGGTCGCCACCCAGGCCGAGGGTCAGGCCGTGCTGCGCGAGGTGCAGGGCGGCGGGGACTTTGCGGCCATCGCCAAGGCCAAGAGCCAGGACCCCGGCAGCGCCGCGCAGGGCGGCGACTTGGGCTGCCTGTCGCCCGGGGACACGGTCGAAGCCTTTGACCGCGCCTCGTTCAACGGCGCCGTCAACCAGCCCCAGCTGGTGCAGACCGAGTACGGCTGGCACGTGCTGGTCGTGACCAGACGCACGGCGGCGGGCCTGGCTCCGCTGACCGAGGTCGCGCCCGTCATCCGCGAACAGCTCGCCCGCGACGCCGCCCAGAAGTACCTCGACTCGCAGCTCGCCCGCCTGACCATCACCACCAACCCGGCGGCCGTGACGGTGACAGCCCCCCGCTAA
- the ddrA gene encoding single-stranded DNA-binding protein DdrA, whose protein sequence is MKLSDVQKRLQAPFPAHLVGWKPQAFTKDRTRALLLAYVDARAVQDRLDAICPDGWSFEIEVIPGTQHPTVKGRLTVLGVTREDIGEAGEGEYGTLKAASSDALKRCAVQFGLGRYLYDLPKQWVDWNDARREPAVTPELPEWARPDHERSPGGAHIVQAMEQLKYELPEDLELQREVYKHLKAALGSLHPLPQGGHGRAA, encoded by the coding sequence ATGAAGTTGAGCGATGTTCAGAAACGACTCCAGGCTCCGTTTCCCGCTCACCTGGTGGGCTGGAAGCCCCAGGCATTCACCAAGGACCGCACCCGCGCGCTGCTGCTGGCCTACGTGGACGCCCGCGCCGTTCAAGACCGCCTGGACGCGATCTGCCCGGACGGCTGGTCGTTTGAGATCGAGGTCATCCCGGGCACCCAGCACCCTACCGTCAAGGGCCGCCTGACCGTGCTGGGCGTGACCCGCGAGGACATCGGCGAGGCGGGCGAGGGCGAGTACGGGACCCTCAAGGCGGCCTCGTCGGACGCGCTGAAGCGCTGCGCGGTGCAGTTCGGCCTCGGGCGCTACCTCTACGACCTGCCCAAGCAGTGGGTGGACTGGAACGACGCGCGGCGCGAGCCTGCCGTGACCCCCGAGCTGCCCGAGTGGGCGCGCCCCGACCACGAGCGCAGCCCCGGCGGCGCCCACATCGTGCAGGCCATGGAGCAGCTCAAGTACGAGCTGCCCGAGGACCTCGAACTCCAGCGCGAGGTGTACAAGCACCTCAAGGCCGCGCTGGGCAGCCTCCACCCCCTGCCGCAGGGCGGGCACGGACGGGCCGCGTGA
- a CDS encoding NAD(P)/FAD-dependent oxidoreductase has protein sequence MPRQEYDAVVVGAGPAGLNAALVLGGARRRVLLLDGGPPRNEKATAAHGVFTRDASPPGTLKTLGLADLTEYPVTVQPGVAREARALPEGFAVRHDGGWAFARRLLFATGVRDVLPGVPGLRARWGRTVHHCPYCDGWPNREAALGVLGSHQEGHHLALSVRAWSGRVVLLTDGPDELTEEQREDLRRVGVPIHTAPILRLEGRDDLRVRFRGGERLHLDALFLNPTQVQNSALPASLGCELNEKSRVVVNEHGMTSVRGVWAAGDMTGAPQYVMSAASAGMLAAVSLNTTLIHENVRALGAAFHKSPDGEIGKAPSGGEAS, from the coding sequence ATGCCCAGGCAGGAGTATGACGCCGTGGTAGTCGGCGCAGGTCCGGCGGGGCTGAACGCCGCGCTGGTGCTGGGCGGCGCCCGGCGGCGGGTGCTGCTGCTTGACGGCGGGCCGCCGCGCAACGAAAAAGCCACGGCGGCCCACGGGGTCTTTACCCGCGACGCCAGCCCACCCGGTACCCTCAAGACGCTGGGACTGGCCGACCTCACCGAGTATCCGGTGACGGTGCAGCCCGGCGTGGCCCGCGAGGCCAGGGCGCTTCCTGAGGGATTCGCGGTCCGGCACGACGGCGGCTGGGCTTTTGCCCGGCGCCTGCTGTTCGCGACCGGCGTGCGCGACGTGCTGCCGGGCGTGCCGGGCCTGCGTGCCCGCTGGGGCCGCACCGTCCACCACTGCCCCTACTGCGACGGCTGGCCCAACCGCGAGGCGGCGCTGGGCGTGCTGGGATCGCACCAGGAGGGCCACCACCTCGCCCTGAGCGTGCGCGCGTGGTCCGGCCGGGTGGTGCTCCTGACCGACGGCCCCGACGAGCTGACCGAAGAGCAGCGCGAGGACCTGCGCCGGGTCGGCGTCCCCATCCACACGGCCCCGATCCTGCGGTTGGAGGGCCGCGACGACCTCCGGGTCCGCTTCCGGGGAGGGGAGCGCCTGCACCTCGACGCGCTGTTCCTCAACCCCACCCAGGTTCAGAACAGCGCCCTGCCCGCGTCGCTGGGCTGCGAGCTGAACGAGAAAAGCCGGGTGGTCGTCAACGAGCACGGCATGACCAGCGTACGCGGCGTGTGGGCGGCGGGCGACATGACCGGCGCGCCGCAGTACGTGATGAGCGCGGCCTCGGCAGGGATGCTCGCCGCCGTCTCGCTGAACACCACCCTGATTCATGAGAACGTCCGCGCGCTGGGGGCCGCCTTTCACAAGTCCCCCGACGGGGAAATCGGCAAGGCTCCCAGCGGCGGCGAGGCGTCCTGA
- a CDS encoding acyl-CoA dehydrogenase family protein has product MIDFTLTDEQKQLQQLARDFARKEIIPIAAEYDQKEELPWQVVEKAFEVGLLNASIPEHAGGLGLGMVDECLIGEELGYGCMGIYTVLMASELGITPILVGGTEEQQKRFLGPLTEKPSLAAFALSEPNNGSDAAAMHTTAVLDGDEWVINGTKMWISNGGLAEITVVFATTDRQGGHKATVALVVPKDAPGFSYNKIKHKMGQRASLTSELVFENVRVPRENQLGGLGDGFKIAMKTLDKTRIPVAAGSVGIARRALDESVKYAKEREAFGKPIAQFQAIQFKVAEMAMGVETGRLMYWKAAWLVDQGLPHGYESAIAKAYCSEMAFDAANEAIQVHGGYGYVGEYPVEKLLRDVKLNQIYEGTNEIQRVVISRNLLK; this is encoded by the coding sequence ATGATCGATTTCACCTTGACCGACGAGCAAAAGCAGCTTCAGCAACTCGCGCGCGACTTCGCCCGCAAGGAAATCATTCCCATCGCCGCCGAGTACGACCAGAAAGAAGAGCTGCCCTGGCAGGTCGTGGAAAAGGCCTTCGAGGTCGGCCTCCTGAACGCCTCCATCCCCGAGCACGCGGGTGGCCTGGGCCTGGGCATGGTGGACGAGTGCCTGATCGGCGAGGAGCTGGGCTACGGCTGCATGGGCATCTACACCGTGCTGATGGCCTCTGAACTCGGCATCACGCCGATCCTGGTGGGCGGCACCGAGGAGCAGCAGAAGCGCTTCCTGGGGCCGCTGACCGAGAAGCCCTCCCTCGCCGCTTTCGCCCTCAGCGAGCCGAACAACGGCTCCGACGCCGCCGCGATGCACACCACCGCCGTGCTCGACGGCGACGAGTGGGTCATCAACGGCACCAAGATGTGGATCAGCAACGGGGGGCTGGCCGAGATCACGGTCGTCTTCGCCACCACCGACCGCCAGGGCGGCCACAAGGCGACGGTCGCGCTGGTCGTGCCCAAGGACGCGCCCGGCTTTTCGTACAACAAGATCAAGCACAAGATGGGCCAGCGGGCCTCGCTGACCTCGGAACTCGTGTTCGAGAACGTCCGGGTGCCCAGGGAGAACCAGCTCGGCGGCCTGGGCGACGGCTTCAAGATCGCCATGAAGACCCTCGACAAGACCCGTATTCCGGTCGCCGCCGGGTCGGTCGGCATCGCCCGCCGCGCGCTGGACGAGAGTGTGAAGTACGCCAAGGAGCGCGAGGCCTTCGGCAAGCCCATCGCCCAGTTTCAGGCCATTCAGTTCAAGGTCGCCGAGATGGCGATGGGCGTCGAGACGGGCCGCCTGATGTACTGGAAGGCCGCGTGGCTGGTGGACCAGGGCCTGCCCCACGGCTACGAGTCGGCCATCGCCAAGGCCTACTGCTCGGAGATGGCCTTTGACGCCGCCAACGAGGCGATTCAGGTGCACGGCGGCTACGGCTACGTGGGCGAGTACCCGGTGGAGAAGCTGCTGCGCGACGTGAAGCTCAACCAGATCTACGAGGGCACCAACGAGATTCAGCGCGTGGTGATCAGCCGCAACCTGCTCAAGTAA